The Prionailurus viverrinus isolate Anna chromosome X, UM_Priviv_1.0, whole genome shotgun sequence genome segment ATTTATAGACTGACCcggggaagaaaacagaacaaggaGAAAATGGCTGAGGGTGGGTCTGGGGATGTGGATGATGTTGGGGACTGTCCTGGGGCCAGGTACAATGACTGgtctgatgatgatgatgacaacagTGAAAACAAGGGTATAGTGTGGTACCCACCTTGGGCCCGGATTGGGACTGAGGCTGGAACCAGAGCAAGGGCCAGAGCAAGGGCCAGGGCTACTCGGGCTCGTCGGGCTGTTCAGAAACGGGCTTCCCCCAATTCAGATGATACTATTTTGTCCCCTCAAGAGCTGCAGAAAGTTCTTTGCTTGGTTGAGATGTCTGAAAAGCCTTATATTCTTGAAGCAGCTTTAATTGCTCTGGGTAACAACGCTGCTTATGCATTTAACAGAGATATTATTCGTGATCTAGGTGGTCTCCCAATTGTTGCAAAGATTCTCAATACTCGGGATCCCATAGTTAAGGAAAAGGCTTTAATTGTCCTGAATAACTTGAGTGTGAATGCTGAAAATCAGCGCAGGCTTAAGATATACATGAATCAAGTGTGTGATGACACAATCACTTCTCGCTTGAACTCATCGGTGCAGCTGGCTGGACTAAGATTGCTCACAAATATGACTGTTACTAATGAATATCAGCATATGCTTGCTAATTCCATTTCAGACTTTTTTCGTTTATTTTCAGCAGGAAATGAAGAAACCAAATTTCAGGTTTTGAAACTCCTTTTGAATTTGGCTGAAAATCCAGCCATGACTAGAGAACTGCTCAGGGCCCAAGTACCATCTTCACTTGGTTCCCTCTTTAATAAGAAGGAGAACAAAGAGGTTATTCTTAAACTTCTGGTCATATTTGAGAACATAAATGacaattttaaatgggaaaaaaatgaatctgctCAGAATCAATTCAGTGAAggttcacttttcttctttttaaaagaatttcaagtGTGTGCTGATAAGATTCTGGGGATAGAAAGTCACCATGATTTTTTGGTGAAAGTAAAAGTTGGAAAATTCATGGCCAAACTGGCTGAGCATATGTTCCCAAAGAGCCAGgaataaattcttaattttgtagTTTAGAAGTAACACACATTGTAAACTATTCCTTTTCTCCACCTTGTTTATATGGTAAAGGAATCCTTTCAGCTGCCAATTTTGAGTGATGAATATCATTGTATAATCAATGCTGATTTTTATCTGAGCTGATCTTCAGGTCTAAGCTGGATGAATGAATATCACTACCTGTTCTGAAAACATGTTTGTTGCTTTTTATCTCGCTGCCTagattgaaatatttttactatttcttttgcGTAAGTGACAGTGAACTAGTTTTTCATAAGTAAGCTCCCTCCTGTCATTTGCATTAACTTGATTTGTATATCATCAATAAAGTTGTGTATTAATGCttaacaaaacaagaagaaagaaagaaaccagccTTGTCCTTTGGTTTATAATATAGTTGGAGaggtaagaaaaatacaaacaaatagaTAACAATATCTGGACCATATACTCATTGTCAAATGTGCAGTCTCAGAGCACTGAGGAAGCAAAGGCTTCTGTGGGATACAGTAGTCAGCTACAGATTCATGGAAGAAGAGGCTATTTAAAATAAGTCCTGAATGGTGTACGTAGTTAGGGCGTTCCAAGAGCTGGAGTGAGGGGGCACTAGGGTGAGAAAGGCATGGAGGTAGGAACCCTTTTCCTATGACAGTGAGGATACTAGACTACTTAGAGTAGAGAGTGTGGGGAATGgaagtaaataaacttggaaaGCTGAACGAAGCCAGTTTGTGGAGAGTTGTTTGAATATTATCCCACTGAACACCAAGAGTCAAATATTTTTGACTAGAAAGAACAATTGGAATTCATATAGAGATTCCTCTCTCACCAACTGTGCAGCATCTGCGAGAGTGTGGATAAATGGATCCTATCAAACTCTTGTGGTAGGAATAAGTTTACACTGAGTTTGCCCAAGATTTGTGGAGGGCCATTTGGTAATACATATAAGCCTTAAAGTTTGTTACTCTTttgtcctaaggaaataattgaaTAATTGGCTAAAGGCTTTATGGACAAGGCTTTTCATCCCAGCACTGTCCAAAACAGTAACAATTGGAAACAACTAAGTGTCTAGCACACCAGAATGGTGAAATAAATTCAGGAATGTTCACACAGTATATAAGATAAATATGTTGATCCAAATCCATGTTGCCAGGAAAAGATATTCATCCTGCATTGTTAAATGAGAAAGGTAGTTTAGATAGCAGTATTCATAGAatgattccttttcctttttgaagataataaaacatattttaaagtaaacacTAACAATTATGGAATTACAGATACCCCAAAAGTAACTGGCTATATTTGAGTGGAAGGATAATGAgtgatcttttacttttttattttttattcatctttatatttttatttatataaaatgagtattgttttttttggaaattattgaaaaagaaagTGTTGGCAATGAAGCAGGTGATTGGAGCATGTactgagtggaaaaaaagaatttagattaaAAATGAGATGGCGTGAAGTTTCCTCTCTGAAATGATAGATGAGTGATGAAGATGGGgcttgttatgaggattaaattaaatacatgCAAAATACTTTGAATGTTCTGGTACAGAGcagttaattaagaaaaataagcacTCTTAATTCCCTAGAATGCAGGGTTGATAGTTTTTTGGGGTGGCCTTTGTTTTGTTGGGGGCATTCTGCCATGTGTCAGtgtcatttaataaataagaacaacAATAAAAGTTAGCATTTATTAAGTGACTACTGTGTAGAGTTCTGTGATTCCTCCAAGACAACtgttaaaataatttctcaaagAATAAGATTTCCTTATTTCCAAGGGCTCAGTGTTTCTTCAGACATGATTTCACCAGCTTTCACAACATATTCCAAGTGAGATCAGGGAAGGGTAAAATCCTCCATTCAGTTACCACCTGCTCTCAGCCCCAGGCTTCTATATACTTACCTTAATGTTGTCTATAGTAGACAAAAGGGTCAGGAGCTGGTTGGCTTAAAGTTGTTGCATACGAGGACCCTATTGAATGAAGTAAAAGTGGAGACTCATTTGACACCAGTTTTAAGGATAGATTAGGGAAAAGgcaagtaacatttttttcttgctctatTATTGGGTAGGAGAAAAAGATTTGGGAGGGGAAGGctaatacacttaaaataaattgAGTTTGAGGAATCTATGTGCCATCCAGGTGGAGACAGCCTATTGTCATTTGAATGGATTTAACTGGCactcagaggaaaaataaagacttggGAGCCATCAGAAGATGAATGGTAATTGAGGACATGGGAGTGGATGTGGTTTCCCAGAGAGGAGGTGCAGAGTATAAGAGTGGAGGGGTGCCAAAGGAACTGTGGCAGCTGGGGAGAGAAGCACAGAATTGAGGCTGAGTGTATACCCTTTCAGACACTTTCACTATccatatttctatatattgtatacataaaaTTAGatgatactgtatataaattTTCAGAGCCTGATTTAAAATCTTTCTAATTTGCTcctaaaaaatattcattgaagatacttgagaaaacagaggcaatgAGAACACACTTGTTTTCTGACCCAGATGTGTAGCTtgaacatctaaaaaaaattcacatcaaGCCATGTTGAATTTGGGGtgctgagtgattttttttttacttaacctcATTTGAAATGTGGGTGAAAATGAGGTTAAGTAATAAAAAGCCACCATGTGGCAGGGGCACAGGCCTGACTAGCATCCATCTGCTCTGGCagatttctcctccttcctctccactcttttcccttctccctccttcccacttctatctttatttcttccttctgggaGATCACTGGATGTATATATAGTCTCTTTGTGCTTCTGTGACCATTTAATTTCCATGACACCAGGTCACGCAACAGTGGGCATTTAATACAGAATTGTCATTGCTGTGGTAATGTGGCGACCTAGGGTGTGAGTGGATGCCAAAAATTTTCTGGAACTCTTGTTGAACAGAGACTGAGGAGGAACTAGTCTTAGCGTGGCACAGCCCTATGTGCATGGCATGTACTTTTGATGTCCCACGCCTGGTATTATTTGGAACCAAATTGCCCAGACTTTGGGAAGTGCTGTGTGAGACAGATGTGTGACAGCCTGGTCCAGGCAGGCCACATGGCCAGCCAAGCCACATGCCAGTGTCCTGATGCTTTCACACTGGAGGTTGCCACTCTCAATCATTTTGGGAAGGGTATAGTTCTAGGATTGTGGCCGTGATAGTGGCAGATCATGGGGGCATGGAGGAGGCAGTGTCCTGTCTTTAGAGATGATGGCAGCTCCTGGGAAACTGAGGAAATTAGGAATTTGGAGgatattttggttttgttatcaTCTAACAATTTCAGGAATTTAAGTGGGTCTATCCCAGTAAAATGTGTCCAAAGGTAATTTTACAAAACTGAAGTATACTTCTCTTATAAATTGTCACCTAAAGCACAATATTTCAAGGCTCGGGAAagtggctttcttttttaaaattcatagttTACTTGTCTTGTCTCAATAAACATTCCAAGTGTAGGTTTAGCAAATTGATATGGTTCAGGAAAATTGTGTGTTTATGCTTCcatttgtttaatttctctgCTAAGTTCTCTTGAAAATGGGTTTTCTAAGAATGATtatgactattttctttttttttttaaattttttttcaacgtttatttatttttgggacagagagacagagcatgaacgggggagggacagagagagagggagacacagaatcggaaacaggctccaggctccgagccatcagcccagagcccgacgcggggctcgaactcacggaccgcaagatcgtgacctggctgaagtcggacgcttaaccgactgcgccacccaggcgcccctgattatgaCTATTTTCAATGCTATCTTTGTACATTCATTTTACATCACATCCCAAGTTAaaggtttttttctggtttctctatttgAGCTGTGGCTCTTCTTTGCCTTTAAACCAGAACTATCTTGCATGCCATCTTGGTGTGTAGTAAACTAAGATAGTGGCCCCTGGTCTGTCCTGCCCTGAGGGGTTGTATTAAGCAggataacaaatatttatttttcagaatgatATACTTCCACATTTGACCCTGTGCATTGGGTTCCCCTCAGGCCTTGTGTTAAGGGTTTGGacagtttgtgtgtttggtgATAGACCTTAGTGTAGGAAGAAAGGAGGTGAGGAGAGCAGGAAGCCTTATTACTTTATCCTTACAGGTTCATGCACATATAATTCAGTCCACCAATGAGATTGGGCTTAGTGTAATTCTCTGGCCCTATTgaccatttatattttaaaaaatgaaagagtaatAATACAAGATCTTTGGGCATAGAGCCCCCTGTTTATCgagcatttcttttttgtttgtttgtttcaagtttttatttaaattctagttagttaacatacagtgtggtattcatttcaggagtagaatttagtgattcatcacttccatataacacccagtgctcatcccaagaagtgccctgctcaatacccatcacccatttagctcatccgctgcccacctcccctccatcaaccctcagtttgttctctatagttgaaagtctcttatagtttttcctccttctctttttcccctcttcccctaggttcatctgttttgtttcttaaattccacatatgagtggaataatatggtatttgtctttctctgattcacttatttctcttagcataatacactctagctcaatccacatcgttgcaaatgacaagatttcattcttttttatggctgggtaatattccattatatatatatatatatatatatatatatatagtgataatTTATGTTACTGTAAGAAAAATAGTTACCAAGTAGACCAGATTCTTAGTGTTTGGAGCTCAGAACATTCTGTCCCTGAAATCAGTCTACATTAGAAACCGAATTATCatcaaatgattatttatttagttctcaGGGAATCAGGACAAATTGATGTTAGCTAAATGTTGGTGCCATCAAAGCAGAAGAACCTGGTACATCCATGTCTGCTGTGGGGATTGACTTGTTACTGAAATCAAGTACTTATATTCAATAGTTAGAGTATATTTCTTCCTGGACACAAATCTAAATTTTGTCTGTTTGGATACCCCTTTGacagaggcagagtatgagtggATGGCAGTTTTATGACTATAAAAGATATACTAtgactataaatatatattatcaatTAGCTTTCATACAGAGTTTGAGAGATGTATACTTTTACAGCAGGAGGAAACTGGTATTGGTGCAATACATTCTTCCCTGCATGTTGATTAGTGTCTCtcttttctggattatttttgtttgatGAGTAATGAtaatttgttattaaatttttctgaaaCCCAAGCAAAATTAATTGTCAgctctttaattatttttttccatttccatttcagtCTTCTGTTCACTGAAATGTGATTTAACTATGTTCATGCTAATTTTTGTGGCTTTCGTTCAATAAACTGCAGTGAAAATGCAGATATAATGAAATTGattcataaagcaaaaattttaatttttactttcttttatcatttaaaatgagCTAAAAGGATTCTCATTTTGATATTAGAAAAGTGGAATTTAGGCAAGAATGAATAAAACCaccagtatttaaaatattttataaattgtaaatCCATTCAAACTGATTTGGACAATGATTCATTATAATCAACTACTATTTAACATCATCAGTCTTCACCTCTTGTTAAACTGACCCATGTAATTTACAGCCCAAAAATGGAATTGTTAAATTGcaccatgtcatctgtgaaaattCAATAAATTCTGTTTGATTTTCTTCCAATATAAAGCTTAAATCCTTATTCATGAATATCATAACTTTGAATGTCTATAAATGTATATCACATATATGATTATGTTTGTTTAGGTGGATATGTTTATAATTGGGGAAGTATTAAGATGTTAATAACACCCTGGAATGTTTTTAAGCTGTTCTTAAACTACTAATAGATGTCCCAGATTTGTTTCAACCCAGAGAAAATTAGTGTCTGGGGAAGAAGGCCATAGTATAGGCTTTGCATTGGTGGACAACATTATGCATCCAACTGGGCATTTGACTACCACTTTGAGACAGACTTGCGAATTACCAGAACtctgagaatttatttttcacaatgaactcatttttaatcttctttattttattttattaaaccaTAGAAATAACTCacacttattaaaaattaaaacagataaacatataaaGTGAAACATAAAACTGCCTTTTTCTTACCCATCATTACAGTTAGCTACTATTACAAGTCTAATATGTTTTATGCATATAGAAACATAAATGATATATGTATTCACATTTTTATCAGAAAATGAACTGATAGTCCATTGTTCTGTTTTGCaacttttatttcacttaaaacaaATCATGTGTATCTTTCCATGCATCTCTTACTTCATTTAACTTTGTTCATGTTGTCCTTCTGTGTAGATGATCTACATTTTTAGGTAGTCCTATCACTCAACCTTTCCCTTTAGGGTCTCTAGTTTTGGGATCATGCTGAGGCAGACTTTTCCCACCccacagttttaaaataatttttttatattttcttcaaacttaaaaaaaattgtgtgtgtgtgtgtgtgtgtgtgtgtgtgtgtgtgtttaatctttCTGGTATGTACTTTTATGAGTGGTATGAAATAGAGaagtaattttacttctttttcccaGCCCCAGACATTGAATATGCCATAGTCTCCTCCACTTTTTGGCAGAATTTTTCATATGTTATCAGTCATAGGCTATGTACAAAATGTTATTGTTCTCTGTAAATGGAAACATTATTGTTCTTTTTGCTATCTTTGAAGTATGATATACCGAGAACAGTTGGTGAATTCCTGTATTATAGAGCCGCTTTTATTAAAGATGAAGTTAATAGTACTGGGTTGTGAAATTAGTAATTCATTGTGTTATGGGTCTATTATGAAGACATTTAAAACAccagaaagataaatacagtgTGCTTTGGGGTATGAGCATGCCATAAGAATTTGTAAAAGGCAGTCTAGCAGATGACTTTGTGAGTATGACAACACTTCACTCAAAGCAATCTTAATATTGTCTTGGGACACATGACAGTGGATGAACTGATCAGTGTATctgataatttgaaaatatgctaGCTAATTCAATCTTCCAAGGAGGAGAGttgttatatattgttatatttaccTTGGAACCAAAGATAAGAAACTGATCTTTTTGAAACATGGAACGAACTGTTAGATCTAGAGAGCTTGAACACTATGAATTAGGACATTTTGGTGGACACTAACAAGATAAAGTAATATTCTTATAAAATCTGGAATAGATAGAGATTTACGTTTATAAAACACACTTGagtacaaataaaaaatgtaataaaaaatgaagtagatACCAGTGGGACATTGACACCAACACAGTTGGCTGAAGTAGCAATTGATGAAAACCTTCTGTGGATGAATTTAATAGATGTTACTCCTTTCACCAACAATATATCCttttaagcaaaagaaataagaaaataatgttaGCACATGGTCTCGTCATACTCCCTGAAAATTTGCTGGAATAGATGAAAGctatttttttgtattatcttATGTTGCACCACTTCTTCAAATGTGCTTATTaactttgtactttttaaatagtCCTTTGTGTTTTAGACAAACACAATCATATCTATTGTAAATTGAAATTAGTTTTAACTTTCCCAATTTTatactaattatttattttcttatcttattgcaGTAGCTTTAATCTCCAAAGATactgttgaataaaaataaagattgtgGATAACCTTGATTTATTCCCATTTAGTGGAAATGATCTGACATTTCATGTTTAGAATGAGGATTACTATTGATTGTTGGTAAAAAGCgcttttaatatttaagttattCCCTTCTGTTCCTGTTGGTATCCATTAGGAGTATATGCTGATTTTTTCCCCAATCACTTTTCAATATCTATTGAAAGAAGcatactttttctcctttaatatttaaaaaaaatttttttcaacgtttttatttatttttgggacagagagagacagagcatgaacgggggaggggcagagagagagggagacacagaatcggaaacaggctccaggctctgagccatcagcccagagcctgacgcggggcttgaactcacggaccgcgagattgtgacctggctgaagtcggacgcttaaccgactgcgccacccaggcgcccctctcctttaatatttttatgaaattaattaTATTGGTAGAATTcttaattttgacatttttgcCTTTGTGGATCAATCCCTATTAAATCATGATATAGCTTTTTCTTGCCAACCTTCTGGGCtctgtttgtttatatgttttataatttgttaatattttgatttcatatttattattagtattttttataattctcttttatgtactatttttaacagattttggTTTTAGGGTTGCTAGCTTTATAAAATTCTTTAgtgaattttcaatttttttattcttttctagtaGAGATTGAGTAACATAgatattatctcttctttaaaggtTAGATAGaactgaactgtgaaatcatttGATTCTGGTTACTTTTTTAGTGGTAGATCTATAATCACATTTCCAATCTCTAGTAATTTCTCTACTCAAATCCTCTGTTTCTTGAGTTAATGTTGGTAATTTCTATTAGGAAATCACCCATTATCTCTagagtttttaatttgatgtcagatatgtatgtaaaattataatttttaatcacatttataTAGTTAAACCCATTATTCTTCATAATGTGTATACTTTTGCTTCCCCTCTGTTTTCACTTAGTTGTACTCATGAAGAGtctattttattggtcttttcaaagaGTCAGTTTTGGATTTTTCACTTTTACAATTGTTTATCTTggtcatatttttatctttaacttttataatttcttgtAGTTTTGGAtatgttttgttgtatttatctTTATGTAATTCTTCAAGAAGAGTGCTTATTTCCCTTTATATGGTCTTCTTGAATCATAATGGTaattaagactttctttttttttttttttaatgtttatttttgagagagagagagacagagtgtgagcaggggaggggcagagagagaaggagacacagaatcagaagcgggctccaggctccgagctgtcagcacagagcctgatgcggggctcgaactcacggaccgcgagatcatgacctgagctgaagtcggccgctcaaccgactgagccacccaggcgccccaagactttatTTTCATGGAGTACGGCTTTAGTCATGCTCCATAGGCTTTGATATGATGTATTCTTTGCTTTCCATATAGCTTACaactttagttttaatttctgcTTTGACCCACTAGTTATTTTAGAGAACTATATAATCAGGCAGTTACATTTTATGgtgatcttttattatttatttctgattttattttgttaagataAGAGGGTGTGCTTATAaattgtctcatttttaaaatatatttcctccTTCATTTAATCTGAGTTTTTAAACTTGAAAgtagtgtttaaatttttaaaaaatatttatttatttatttatttatttatttatttattttgagagagagagtgaaagagctAGAGCAtgcgtgtgcaagcaggggaggggcagagagggagagagaatcccaaacagactccacccTGCCAGTGtgaagccagacatggggcttgatctcatgagctgtgaggacatgacctgagctgaaatcaagagtcagatgcttaactgactgagccacccaggcatctctgaaaattttgctttttaatcccagaaattatttttcttgctttaattATAATCCCTTCAGtgctgttattatttattttgctaaagATTATCTCTGACTCCTTCAATAGTTCTATTTCGGTggg includes the following:
- the ARMCX3 gene encoding armadillo repeat-containing X-linked protein 3, with translation MGYARKVGWVTAGLVIGAGACYCIYRLTRGRKQNKEKMAEGGSGDVDDVGDCPGARYNDWSDDDDDNSENKGIVWYPPWARIGTEAGTRARARARARATRARRAVQKRASPNSDDTILSPQELQKVLCLVEMSEKPYILEAALIALGNNAAYAFNRDIIRDLGGLPIVAKILNTRDPIVKEKALIVLNNLSVNAENQRRLKIYMNQVCDDTITSRLNSSVQLAGLRLLTNMTVTNEYQHMLANSISDFFRLFSAGNEETKFQVLKLLLNLAENPAMTRELLRAQVPSSLGSLFNKKENKEVILKLLVIFENINDNFKWEKNESAQNQFSEGSLFFFLKEFQVCADKILGIESHHDFLVKVKVGKFMAKLAEHMFPKSQE